The Panicum virgatum strain AP13 chromosome 6K, P.virgatum_v5, whole genome shotgun sequence nucleotide sequence tggcaatccTGTGGTAGAGGACGTACGTCATCAGGaatgggagtacagagggaatgaggtagtgcaggGTGCTACATATCCCACCATTGATGCTGTGAAAGATGCCGTGAAGCTCTGGGCAGTATCTCTGAagagagaatttagagtcgtgaagtctggccgaaaagaatacgaggtgaagtgtgtgaatgatggttGTCCATGGCGTGTGCACGCATTCAAGGGCAAATGGAAATCCAATTGGAAATGTTCTATTGTGACAGAGCATACTTGTTTCATGTTCGAAGTTCAGCcttcgcatcgcaatatatcatctGAGTTTGTAGCAAAGCATAtttatgggttgattatggacaaccttaattatgagccaaaaatgattgttcgataCATTGAACAAACTTACCAGTACAACATTGGTTAtatgaaggcatggcgggccaaacaaaaggtgtttgagatgcGGTTTGGCACGTATGAGGCATcctatgataacctacctcaaATGTTATCCTATGTTATTTCTAGAAACCCTGGAAGTTTCTATTACACTTACCTCATGCCAACCGCGAGGAGGGGACAAAGCTTTCTGCttcgagccttcttttgcctaggtACATGTGTGAGAGCTTTTCAGTATTGTCTTCCGGTTTTATGCATTGATGggacatttttgactggaaggtacaAAGggcagatactcaccgcaatcggggtagactGCAACCACCAAATAGTACCGGTCGTCTTTGCATTTGTTgtgaatgagaacacagaaagttggtattggttccttgaacgagtgaagattcatgttgttgccgcccgtccagatgtgtgccttataagTGAGAGGCACGCAGGTCTGCTACAAGCAATTATGAAATTATAAGTCGGAAATGgaacaacgcctccattatggccagatgtgcaaaacaggtggtgcattaggcatatgggtgcaaacttctttgaccacttcaagaacaaggaactAAAGGACTTgttcaagaggttgtgcactcagaatcagcagcgaAAATTCAATGCtttgtggcagatgcttgatcagctAATTGCGGAGCAAGTGAAGGCAAGGGCAGCAGGAACCAGCAGTAGCCAGTCTGCAGATGCAAGGGCTTCTTTGGAGAAGCCATTTTcgcactggattcgaggtgcaccgaAGGAGAAATgatcattcctttatgatacagACAGAATGCGGTACGGTATCCAGACAACAAACCAcacagagtgtttcaatatggtgaTGCGATGTTGTCGTGGCTTTCCTCtcgtgggaattgttgagttcatcatgtatggatgcatgaagtatttcagagagcgatACATGGCTGCAACCATAAACAtgagcaacccccaaattcagttttgcacaagagtgacacaatatatgcaagacaaGATAGCAAAGGCCAGACAGCATCGCGTCCTATCAACGGGTACAagggagcatagatttgaggtgctatgcaaggatagaactggtcgtggcatccgtagagatagggtggtgcAAGAGAGTTTAATTAGAGCAGATGGCACTGCCCTCTGCACCTGCATGAAGccaaagttattgcatttgccctGTTCACACATCATTGCCGTTTGTGCAGAatctgggttgcagccaggagtatttgtgtCACCCTATTTCAGCAAGGAGGCAGCTACATCCACCTAGGGACATGAAATATATGGGATTGGCATAGTTAGACCCTTTATTACGGACCGGGAGGTTAAAACTTATGTTCCTGATCCAGCcgctaagaaaggcaaaggccgtcgTCAGACGCGTCATATAAgaaatggtatggacgagtccgagtcaggcaaggcacaaaagcgttgcagccaatgtggagcattgggtcacaactacaaaaggtgtcctcagaatgcaatTCACAGTGATGCAGACGCTGGTCCTTCTGGAAATCCAacagatggagcacctcctacgttcagaccaTCATTgccgagaattgctcgtggaaggcactcaGTGTCGTGATTCAAGGCATTGTAAGTTCATTCTGTCGACTCGGTGCTGTTGCTTGGTGGCACAATCCAAAACATATAAGGCGTTATATTGTTGAATGTGTTTCTATACGTATGTTTACCTTTGTACTAATCGTGCAACCCTATTTGAATGTTTTAATGCAGGTATGGGCTCGTTGCTAGACCCTATTATCGACGCGAGCCACCGGTCTTTCGCCACAGCAGTTCAGCGCCGAGCCCTTGGAGTTCTACGACCGCGCCCACAGTTTGGACAGCGACAGGAGTTTCCGGTGACCACGGCTTTGGACCGAGTCGATCAGCacaaccacaggtaattatgaatgcaCTTGTATTATTCAATCGTATCGAATCTAACGATTTTTCGTCTACCACATTCGTAGGTTGTCGAGGAGTGGCATGCCGTGCTCAGCCGTTTGGCTCACCACGATGCAGCCGTGGTTGGAGCAATGGGACGACGCAGATGAGAACGTGGTCGAGCcgacaggaccacacacagacagctctttcagggcttacctcacctagTACTTGCCTCGGACTCGGGCTCGTTTGGTCTTTCCTGACATgaacccgcagccacaccaggcgagtcTTCGGGATGGCTACGCCcagcaccacgtggaggcactaacTGGCGTGGTGAGTCTCTTCATAGTGTTTGCGAATGGATTCAAATTCATAATATTATTCAGCATGCAAGTAAATTTTCCATTACTAAAATGAATGCAGTTTcgactttgcaacatgatggaggcGGACTGCTCCGCTTACCTAACGAGGGTGGATCACAGTTCCCCTATGACCCAGGTTGAGCAGAGAGAAGCATGGTCCAGGCACCGTGACCACTTGCATACAGTACTTCACAATTTCGGTAGCTGTGTGGACTATGAAGAGAGCCAAGGATCGTCCCAGGCCTCGACGTCCTTCCCGTGTCCGGCGACGACGCACGAGTCGACCTCTCAGCCAGATCAGGGACACCAGTGGAACACTACTGCAGGTAACGTGGATACTAAATTTAAATAATATCAGTTCTTGCTATACTTTTACTAATCGACACAAACAGGATTCGGtccctcttcttccttcggCCATACTGGCCATTGGGGCCAACAAGGATCCCACTTCGTCCCACAGCAGGGGATGGGAATGTTTGGAGGGACACCGCCAGTTGggggaccgtatccagggatgggaCCGCCGCCATCGACACCAGCCTACCCAGGTTAGCTTATGATTCATATGTCATTTTCTACATGTACAAGTGAACTACAATAGTGTACGCTGACGTGCAAGttttttatgcgtaggattctatcCAGATGCGGGCGTTAGACCTTCTTCCTCAGCACAACTTGGTACATAACACTCTCAATTTTTCACAAAGTTAAGATGCAACATATGTTGGTTCACATTTACATATTACGCAGGGTTCGTCTCAAACACGTTCGTTCCAGATAGCGGTGGCTTCAACTTAGAAGACCTCGACAACTTCACTTCCCACTCACGCCGCGgagcaaggtgaccccgatgtcttgggctCTTCATAGCTAGGAGAAGCACCACTTGGTtactctcagcagcagacaccacaTCCTTCTTTGCGTCCTCAGTGACAACTAaggtctccggatcgtcacCTACTCGCAGGGCCATGTccatgcccagcagagggcgaTGAGGGTCCGACACCGTCGGGGTGGCTAGATATTGCTTATGTTTGTATCTCGTATGTTTCTTTGTAATGACATAGTGGCCAAACGTTTATGTCTTATGGTAGCAACGATGTTGTCTTCTCGTTGTTATTAACTACTTTTCATGCATACGCCTCTGTTCTCTCGCgcattttccattacatacgaaTTATATACATTGAAACCGTAAACTAACATTTATTTATACACAACAAATGCAAACTTCCGTGTTCAGTACAGCACATATCATAGATCatgtcatgaaatcatctacaTCGTCATCCGAGTTCTCATAGGGTGGTGTTGCACCAGAGTTTGAAGAC carries:
- the LOC120713326 gene encoding uncharacterized protein LOC120713326, which produces MNPQPHQASLRDGYAQHHVEALTGVFRLCNMMEADCSAYLTRVDHSSPMTQVEQREAWSRHRDHLHTVLHNFGSCVDYEESQGSSQASTSFPCPATTHESTSQPDQGHQWNTTAGFGPSSSFGHTGHWGQQGSHFVPQQGMGMFGGTPPVGGPYPGMGPPPSTPAYPGFYPDAGVRPSSSAQLGFVSNTFVPDSGGFNLEDLDNFTSHSRRGAR